The following coding sequences are from one Polyodon spathula isolate WHYD16114869_AA chromosome 7, ASM1765450v1, whole genome shotgun sequence window:
- the LOC121317799 gene encoding transcription factor Spi-C-like isoform X1 — translation MPLNYQFLIYLIYCIFYFRFFLQIYKMSCTDQDILSQQFQDANEVIQQHSDGSQQYQPEYKCYENFNTHQMYFRPNPNYYSVPEAPIISWSEMPNWAHTIPDGPMPHNYTSSPENQLVYSVFPPPRNGKGRKKLRLYEYLHEALYDTNMSESIQWVDKGNGTFQFVSKYKEKLAECWGKRKGNRKTMTYQKMARALRNYSRTGEIIKIRRKLTYQFNPVVLQRLNPAHTLGRETVYYHYIPTEQGYCNIDNWQNTYGNYTCETEYDLNYSVIQSQVPSDCV, via the exons atgccaCTTAATTACCAATTTTTGATTTATctgatatattgtattttttattttaggttttttctCCAAATTTACAAAATG AGTTGCACTGATCAAGACATCTTAAGCCAACAATTCCAAGATGCCAATGAGGTCATACAGCAACATTCAGATGGTAGTCAACAATACCAACCAG AATATAAATGCTATGAGAATTTCAACACCCACCAGATGTATTTTAGACCCAACCCAAACTATTATTCTGTTCCTGAAGCACCAATAATCAGCTGGAGTGAGATGCCA aattggGCCCACACTATTCCAGATGGACCAATGCCACACAACTATACCAGCAGCCCAGAAAATCAGCTTGTCTATTCTGTCTTCCCCCCACCTAGAAATGGGAAAG GGAGAAAAAAACTACGGCTTTATGAGTATCTCCATGAAGCTTTGTACGATACAAACATGTCTGAGTCAATCCAGTGGGTCGACAAAGGCAATGGCACCTTTCAGTTTGTGTCCAAATACAAGGAAAAGCTGGCTGAGTGCTGGGGCAAAAGAAAAGGCAACCGTAAAACTATGACCTACCAGAAAATGGCCCGGGCTCTGAGAAACTACAGCAGGACCGGAGAGATCATTAAAATCAGACGGAAGCTGACCTACCAGTTCAACCCAGTGGTGTTGCAGAGACTCAATCCGGCTCATACATTGGGAAGGGAGACTGTGTACTACCACTACATCCCAACAGAGCAGGGTTATTGCAACATAGATAACTGGCAAAACACATACGGTAATTACACCTGCGAAACAGAGTATGATTTGAACTATTCAGTAATCCAAAGCCAAGTTCCAAGTGACTGTGTTTAG
- the LOC121317799 gene encoding transcription factor Spi-C-like isoform X2, whose protein sequence is MSCTDQDILSQQFQDANEVIQQHSDGSQQYQPEYKCYENFNTHQMYFRPNPNYYSVPEAPIISWSEMPNWAHTIPDGPMPHNYTSSPENQLVYSVFPPPRNGKGRKKLRLYEYLHEALYDTNMSESIQWVDKGNGTFQFVSKYKEKLAECWGKRKGNRKTMTYQKMARALRNYSRTGEIIKIRRKLTYQFNPVVLQRLNPAHTLGRETVYYHYIPTEQGYCNIDNWQNTYGNYTCETEYDLNYSVIQSQVPSDCV, encoded by the exons ATG AGTTGCACTGATCAAGACATCTTAAGCCAACAATTCCAAGATGCCAATGAGGTCATACAGCAACATTCAGATGGTAGTCAACAATACCAACCAG AATATAAATGCTATGAGAATTTCAACACCCACCAGATGTATTTTAGACCCAACCCAAACTATTATTCTGTTCCTGAAGCACCAATAATCAGCTGGAGTGAGATGCCA aattggGCCCACACTATTCCAGATGGACCAATGCCACACAACTATACCAGCAGCCCAGAAAATCAGCTTGTCTATTCTGTCTTCCCCCCACCTAGAAATGGGAAAG GGAGAAAAAAACTACGGCTTTATGAGTATCTCCATGAAGCTTTGTACGATACAAACATGTCTGAGTCAATCCAGTGGGTCGACAAAGGCAATGGCACCTTTCAGTTTGTGTCCAAATACAAGGAAAAGCTGGCTGAGTGCTGGGGCAAAAGAAAAGGCAACCGTAAAACTATGACCTACCAGAAAATGGCCCGGGCTCTGAGAAACTACAGCAGGACCGGAGAGATCATTAAAATCAGACGGAAGCTGACCTACCAGTTCAACCCAGTGGTGTTGCAGAGACTCAATCCGGCTCATACATTGGGAAGGGAGACTGTGTACTACCACTACATCCCAACAGAGCAGGGTTATTGCAACATAGATAACTGGCAAAACACATACGGTAATTACACCTGCGAAACAGAGTATGATTTGAACTATTCAGTAATCCAAAGCCAAGTTCCAAGTGACTGTGTTTAG